The genomic stretch TTGGCGAGGTTCATCCCCATGTTCTTGCGCGCCACATAGACGCTGCGTCCGCCGACCACTGAGTCCGGCCGTGCGAAGTAGACATATTCGAACAGGCAGAGTCGTTCCGGCTGCTGGTTGCCCGCCTTGCGCGCGTCGATCTCGATCGAGCCGTCCGGCTGGACTTCGCAGATGATGACCTCGCCGTTTTCCACGTCCCGGATGTACTTCGCGCCGATGATGTCGAGCGCACAGGTCTCGGAGCAGAAGATCGGTTTGCCGTCCAGCTCGCCCATGACGAGCGGCCGGATACCGGTCGGGTCGCGGGCGGCGATCAGCTTGGTCCGGGTCATCGCGACCATCGAATAGCCGCCCTCCATCTGCCGGATCGCGTCGATGAAGCGGTCGGCCGTCGAGGTGTATCGCGAGCGGGCGATCAGGTGCAGGACCACCTCCGTGTCGGAGGTCGACTGGCAGATGGCGCCGCCGGCAATCAACTGGCGACGTAGCGTCAGGCCGTTGGTGAAGTTGCCGTTATGGGCAATCGCAATGCCGCCCACCTCGAGTTCGGCGAACAGCGGCTGGACATTGCGCAGCGCCACTTCGCCGGTGGTCGAATAGCGGACATGGCCGATGGCGATGGTGCCGGGCAGTTTCGCGAGGGTCACCGGGTCGGTGTAGTGGTCGCCGACGAGGCCCATGCGGCGTTCCGAGTGAAAGCGCTGGCCGTCGAAGGAGACGATGCCGGCTGCTTCCTGGCCGCGGTGCTGCAGGGCGTGCAGGCCAAGTGCCGTCAGTGTCGCTGCTTCGGGATGGCCGAGAATGCCGAAGACGCCGCATTCCTCGTGAAGCGTGTCACCGTCGAGATCACCACGAAGGTCATCTGCGGTCGTCTGCGAAACCGGCTCGTTCATCTGCTGGCCCTTGCCTCTCGGAAAAACGGAAGAGCCGGCCGGGGAGGAGGCCCCCCGATGCCAGCTCGGTCCAGTGTATTCATCAATACTAGCACAAGTGGTGATGCCTGGCCGCGCATCAAGCGCGAGAAAACGTCAATTATTTGTCGCAGGGGCGTCTTCGGCCGGAGCGGTCTCCGCCGGCGGTTGGCCCTGGGCAGGTGCGCCATCGGTCGGTACCTCCTCCTGACCGGTGATGCGGGCACGGATCTGCGGCTCGATATCTTCCGGCAGAACGGCCTGCAGCCGCCCAACCAGCGTGTCGAGGAAGGGCTTCGACTTCGACTGGCTCACCCATTCCGGCTGTGAGCGGACATCGACCAGCCAGTTCCAGAAGGCGACGGCGACGACCAGCAGCAGGATGCCGCGCGCGGCACCGAACAGGAAGCCCAGGGTACGATCCAGCGCGCCGATGCGGCTGTCGATGATGAAGTCGGCAATCCGGGACGTGATGAAGGAGATGATGATCAGCGCGACGAGGAAGATGATGCCGGCAGACCCGGCGATGGCGATACGATCATCCGTCGTGTAGTTCTGCGCGTAGGGCACGAGCAATGGATAGAGGTAGTAGGCGGCCGCCACGGAGCCGACCCAGCTTGCGATCGACAGCACCTCGCGGGAAAAGCCGCGAACCATGGCAAGCACGGCAGAAAACAGCGTGACGCCGATGACGATGCCGTCAAAGATCGTGATGGGCATATAAGATGTACTCCAAGACTTGGCCGTGGCCACGGCCCCCCGCGTTCCGGCTGTCTCTTACAACAGTGGTGCGGGTAACGGAAGATCAATCATCTTCTTGCGTTTTCGCAAGCCGGGCTGCGGAGCCGGCAATGCGGCTTACGAGGTCGGGCAGGTCCTCGATTTCCGTCCAGCGGCTGGCAGAGGACTTCGGAAGTTCGGCAGAGCTTGCCGGCAATAGGGCACCTGCGAAGCCGAGTTTCTCCGCCTCCTTCAGGCGCTGCGCGGTCTGGGAGACCGGCCGGACGGCTCCTGAGAGGCTGATCTCGCCGAAATAGACGCAGTCGGAGGGGAGGGCGGTCCCGGCGAGCGACGAAACCAGTGCTGATGCCACTGCAATGTCTGCTGCCGGCTCGGTGATCCGGTACCCGCCAGCGACATTGAGGTAGACGTCATGCTGGCCGAGCCGCACGCCGCAATGTGCCTCGAGCACGGCGAGAATCATCGCCAGCCGCGACGAATCCCAGCCCACGACCGCGCGTCGTGGCGTTCCGAGCGATGTGGGCGCCACCAGCGCCTGAACCTCGACCAGCACCGGACGCGTTCCCTCCATCCCGGCGAAGACGGCAGCACCCGGAGACTTTGCGTTCCGCTCCCCGAGGAAGAGTTCGGACGGGTTGGTGACCTCGCGAAGCCCGATGTCCGACATTTCGAATACGCCGATCTCGTCCGTAGGGCCGAAGCGGTTCTTGACGGTGCGCAGGATGCGGTAGTGGTGGCCACGGTCACCCTCGAAGTAGAGGACGGCATCGACCATATGCTCGACAACGCGGGGGCCAGCGATCTGGCCTTCCTTGGTGACATGGCCGACGAGCACCATGGCAGCACCCGTCTGCTTGGCGAAGCGGATCATCGCCTGCACGCCGGTGCGAACCTGCGTGACGGTGCCGGGAGCGGAATCGGCTGTGTCGCTCCACAGCGTCTGGATAGAATCGATGATGACGAGGTCGGGACGTTTGCCCTCGGCGAGCGTCGCGAGGATGTCCTCCACGTTGGTCTCCGCCGCGAGCAGTACCTCCGTGTCGGCTGCACCGAGCCGCTGTGCCCGCAGCCGCACCTGTGCAACGGCTTCTTCACCCGAGACATAGATGACGCGATGGCCTCGTCGCGACAGGGCAGCCGCGGCCTGCATCAGCAGCGTCGACTTGCCGATTCCGGGATCGCCGCCGACCAGCACCGCCGAGCCACGGACGAAGCCGCTACCGGTGACGCGGTCGAGTTCGGATATGCCGGAATGGATGCGAGGAG from Pseudorhizobium banfieldiae encodes the following:
- the purF gene encoding amidophosphoribosyltransferase, whose translation is MNEPVSQTTADDLRGDLDGDTLHEECGVFGILGHPEAATLTALGLHALQHRGQEAAGIVSFDGQRFHSERRMGLVGDHYTDPVTLAKLPGTIAIGHVRYSTTGEVALRNVQPLFAELEVGGIAIAHNGNFTNGLTLRRQLIAGGAICQSTSDTEVVLHLIARSRYTSTADRFIDAIRQMEGGYSMVAMTRTKLIAARDPTGIRPLVMGELDGKPIFCSETCALDIIGAKYIRDVENGEVIICEVQPDGSIEIDARKAGNQQPERLCLFEYVYFARPDSVVGGRSVYVARKNMGMNLAKEAPVEADVVVPVPDGGTPAALGFAQESGIPFEYGIIRNHYVGRTFIEPTQQIRAFGVKLKHSANRAMIEGKRVVLVDDSIVRGTTSLKIVQMIRDAGAKEVHIRVASPMIYYPDFYGIDTPDADKLLANQYDSLQAMCEYIRADSLQFLSIDGLYRAVGGEPRNPARPQFTDHYFTGDYPTRLLDKNGEAMGNKVSMLASNG
- a CDS encoding CvpA family protein; this encodes MPITIFDGIVIGVTLFSAVLAMVRGFSREVLSIASWVGSVAAAYYLYPLLVPYAQNYTTDDRIAIAGSAGIIFLVALIIISFITSRIADFIIDSRIGALDRTLGFLFGAARGILLLVVAVAFWNWLVDVRSQPEWVSQSKSKPFLDTLVGRLQAVLPEDIEPQIRARITGQEEVPTDGAPAQGQPPAETAPAEDAPATNN
- the radA gene encoding DNA repair protein RadA, which translates into the protein MAKPKTQFVCQNCGTVHSRWAGKCDGCGEWNTIVEEDPMGGIGGGPSRAPKKGRPVALTTLSGETEEAPRIHSGISELDRVTGSGFVRGSAVLVGGDPGIGKSTLLMQAAAALSRRGHRVIYVSGEEAVAQVRLRAQRLGAADTEVLLAAETNVEDILATLAEGKRPDLVIIDSIQTLWSDTADSAPGTVTQVRTGVQAMIRFAKQTGAAMVLVGHVTKEGQIAGPRVVEHMVDAVLYFEGDRGHHYRILRTVKNRFGPTDEIGVFEMSDIGLREVTNPSELFLGERNAKSPGAAVFAGMEGTRPVLVEVQALVAPTSLGTPRRAVVGWDSSRLAMILAVLEAHCGVRLGQHDVYLNVAGGYRITEPAADIAVASALVSSLAGTALPSDCVYFGEISLSGAVRPVSQTAQRLKEAEKLGFAGALLPASSAELPKSSASRWTEIEDLPDLVSRIAGSAARLAKTQEDD